The following nucleotide sequence is from Anguilla rostrata isolate EN2019 chromosome 3, ASM1855537v3, whole genome shotgun sequence.
ACATCGCGATCATTTGCTATCGGAAGAGGAAATCTCTCCCCAGGAAACGAAGATTCACTTATATTAAACGCATTTGTTTTGTCCAGGAAAGATGGAGAGTTATCATTTATATctaaaatattgatttcaacGCGGTAAATATGCATTGGTTTATCCAAAACGGCTTCAATTTTTAAAGAGCACTTTATTAAATTCGGACATAGCGTCTCTCGGTCTATTCTCTCATTGACGTAGAGAATACCCGTTTTCAAATTCACCTCGAAATATCTCTTGTTTGACCCAGGTATAATTCGGAGCCCCCGCGTTTCCAGGTCTTGCGCGTTCAGATTCATATCCTTGGCAATATTTCCGACAAACGTACCTTTTTCGACCTCCTCCAAAACTGAATACACTGTCTGTGCCGAAGACCATCGCAGTAGACTAAGCAGCACGATACATTGTATCCAAACATGGCCAGGCTGTTCCCAGATACCCATTATAGCACTCCTGCTTACTCACGATTGCAAATGCAGTGAACTCCGACAAAAATCATAAATTCCTCATGAAAAGAGTCATTTTGAACAAAATGATGTGTATATAGAAAATAGTTGTTTTACACCATCAGTCTATGCGCCTGCAACAAAGCGGTTGGTTAGTGGCTTATGGgcgcttctgtttttttctctgcacaAGGAGGAGCCTCTCGTTGGGACTTAAAATTACGTTTTATTTTCCGTGGTCTACAGCGACACCGTGTGTCCTACTTATTGATAACAAATGAGTTTATATTGTTTCTCTGGTCGGTAGAATAAGAATACATGTTTCAGCATTACAGAGCATTTCAGCAATTAatcaaatataatttgaataGAAAACACATACAATTCTACGAAGCGGAAAGTTgtatcaaaaataattttcatatgAAAAAGTTATTATCACAAATGTAGCGCTAATATACGAGTAATTCGCTAATTATTTGTTTACGCAGATATGTGTAAAACACAGCGAAGTCTTTCTTCTTCCAACAGGCATTTTTCATAGtggtagaaaataaaaataaagcccaGACATAAAGCATACACCATAAAATGTTCTTGAATGCGAAAATGAATTAATAGATTAAAGATTTTATGGGCAGATATAAAGCCTAATGCGTGAATATCCTTACATAGGCATTCAATAAATAATGGATAGGAAAACTTCTTTTTCGCAATTCGGGGACTATTTTTTTCATCTGGTAAGCCAAGAAGCCTATATTCCTGGTCTAATTAAATGATCTGCAAAACCaaattaattctgttttataaaacagtaaaatgatcACAAGCACTTCAAATGACTATCTATGTCCCAAACGAATGAAAAATGCGCATGTCACAAAATCGCTCAATCCAGGTAAACACCACTGTTCATAAGCGAAAAGAAAAGCACCGTTCGGCCAAACGAACCTTCCTGGCTTTGAGAACCGTTCGGCACTCCGTCTGCTAGCCTAACAAAACTGTTTTGCTAGCCTTCACAAAATGTAGCCAGATCGATCGAACTATAAATGGAACATGCGTATGGATGCTGTTTCTGATTCGaacttatttttcttcatttggtgAGTGGAATGTCCGGCTGAAGTGTGCTTGCATTAAAATAGCAGAGATTATGCTGTCCATGTTCTTTAAATTAAAGCATGTCCCTTAAACGTGGCATGGTTGATATGTTTTTAATCGTGTTACTTCACTAAATACTTTGGCATATTAATAGTTCATAGTTATGACACACTTAGTAAAATAACAATGGCAAaacaagatgttttttaaagaatgaagtCCCAGTATTAACAGAGTTCATGTAACATGAAAACGCTTGATATAGTATCTTACCTTCTCGCTGTTGGGTAGGGTTTGGTTCCGTTTAAATGTGTCCGCTCCATTAATGCTAATCAACTCCGCGTCTCCAGGTGGAAACGGCGTGGGGAAAACCACAACGTCActcttcagtgtgtctgagctaaAACACACGTCATACTGCTGCGTAGATTTGGAGTAAGACCAGCTCCCATCAGGGTGTGTGGTGATCACTGGGGCGCTGTACCTGCTCAAGCCGCCGTCCGTCCTGTGGCACTTTACAGCTATTAAACTAATGAGgctcagcaaaaaaataactgacaCCGATACAATGGCGATCAGCAAATACAGATTTAAATCAGAGAAACTATCCTCCTTAGCAGGTAACTGTCTAAAGGACGTTTGTATTTCACCTGCACTTTCAACAACCACAACATCAATAGACACAGTCGCTGAGAGGGAAGGTTCACCGTTGTCAGAAATCAAAATCACCAATGGATGAGTCTTCAAGTCATTGTCACTCATTCGCCTCTTTGTCCTTATTTCCCCGGTGCTGCTTCCGATTCGGAAGAGGCTGCTTCCCTTGGGTTCCGTGATGTGATAAGAAAGCAGCGCATTGTAACCAGAGTCTGCGTCTACAGCCCTGATCTTGGCCACAAAGTATCCCGCTTCAGCAGAATAGGGAATGTTCTCAGTATTAACGGAGCCCTGGTCAGAATAGGGCGGAAGAAGCACAGGACTGTTGTCATTCTCATCGACGATATAAACGTTCACAGTCACGTTGCTGTTAAGTGGAGGTACACCAGAGTCAGTAGCCTGGActtgaaactgaaatgttttcacttgCTCGTAGTTAAAGCTTTGTATGCTGTATATTTCCCCACTGACAGAGTTCACATTGATTGCTGATGATAGCAACTCGCCTTTTGTCCACAACAAGGAATACGAAATCTTTGCATTTTGATTTAAATCCCCATCAAATGCAGACACTGTGTGGATTACAGATCCCACTGGGCTGTTTTCTTTCACATACACGTTAATCGACGGCTCGGGAAAGCGAGGTGCGTTGTCATTTATGTCAGAAACATGTACAGTAACAATGCTGCCACTGGAGAGAGGCGGAGTCCCCTCGTCAGTAGCTGTGATTGAAACATTGTACTGAGATGTGACCTCTCTGTCCAACGGCCCGTCAACCACTAAAGAGTAATAATTCTTATAGTTCGTTTGCAGTTTAAACGGAAGCTCATTAGAGATGTAACAATTTACGACTCCGTTTTTACCACTATCTCTGTCAATAACAGAAACAAGAGCAATCGCAGTGCCTACCTTTGCGTCTTCGTTCACCACGTTTAAAAGTGATGTCACGGTTATCTGAGGAACATTATCGTTAATATCCACAACTTCAATCAGCAATTTAGAATGAGCGGACATGGGAGACTGTGCTCTGTCATTAGCTTGCGCATGAATTTCAAAAGCACTGTTTTCTTCGAAGTCAATGATTCCGTTAACTGTTACTGCTCCGGTATGGGAATCAATTGAAAACATACCTAGGATACTGTGTTGCTCATGCTTactgaatgaataaacaatTTCACCGTTTGCACCTGCGTCTAAATCCGTTGCATTAAGAGTTATTATCGATGTTCCTGGcgatacattttcaaaaacacgAACTTTATATAAAGAACTGCTGAACACTGGAGGGTTATCATTAATGTCTAAGACATTGACAATAATTTCCATGGTTCCAGATCTCGGCGGATTTCCTCCGTCCAAAGCAGTCAGTATGAGGTGGATCACGGACTGTTTCTCTCGGTCTAAAGCTTTCTGCAGCACCAACTCTGCAGATACACTCTCCCCTTTTTGTAAAGCCAGTGAAAAGTGTTCGTTCTGACTCAGCTTATACGCGTTTACAGCATTTTTCCCTACATCTGCATCATACGCCCTAGGTAAAAGAAATCTAACTCCAGAGAGCGTGTTTTCTgttatattaatatgttgagATGTTTCCCGAAAAGAGGGAGCATTATCATTGACATCCACAATATTAATTTCCACACGAAAAACCCTCAAAGGATTATTAATTACAGCTTCGACACTGACCACACATTTAAGCATGTTCGAACAAAGCCCATCTCTGTCAATTCTCTCATTCACATACAAAATTCCTGTTTTAGAATTCACCTCGAAATATTTATTCTGAGAACCTGCTACGATCTGAAATGCACGTGATTCCAATTCCAGCACATTCAGATTTAAATCCTTGGCGATATTGCCCACAAAGGTCCCGGAGCTTGCCTCCTCCAAAACAGAGTAAGAGAGCTGTCCAGACACCGCTTCCCCACCACACAACAACAGCACGACCAAATGAAACGTCACCATAGCTTCTTGTTGGTTTGTAAAATACATTGCTCCGTCAGCTTTGACACCAGCATAGATCCAATGAGACGTTTCTTATTCCAAAACTACGCCGACAGAAATAGTTCGATTTAAACCACCGAAAACTGAGTGAAGCCACTGGCCTCCGACCGAGCACACGCGTCGTCCTTCTCTGTGTAACAAAGCCTAGCGTAATCGCTTCCCCCTCCCAAGCGAGGAGGAGCTCAGAACTACCGTCCGTATTTCACTTTGTGGATCAACAGAGACATCCTGTGGCTAAACAATGGaacttatttttgtaaattggacgtaacaaaaagaaaactaaatccaTTCAATAATTACAATAACTCTGATAAAACGATACAACTACAGTACCAGATCAGTGACAGGAGAATTGTTCCTAAACTGTTCCGCGTGAAACCGACGGCTGTTATTCCTGTTCTGGATATTCTGCACATTGTATTGGGACAACACATATGCCCGAAGCAATGGAACTGTGAGGAATAAATAAGATGTTGATCTGAAATAGCGCCAATCAACCAATCGTGTAGAAATGTCCTGCATGTTAAACGTTTTAAGCCATCGTACTCTGCTGATTCACAAGTAATAAAATAACTACATTGAGCAGCTAAAACATGCAAACTGTAATTTAAAggtaacattaataaaataaagttgttttaCCGATATCAGACAAGCACACCGTCTCTGACAAAAGAAAACTTACAATACAAGTGTCCACACCATAAAATAGTGCCTACATAACAAAAATTACTTGGATCAGAACATTAAAACTAAAAGGGGTATATTGAACCTAAGtagtattcattttatagtATTGAGGCCAAGCTTGAGTATTTTTGAGTATTGAGGCCACGCTTGAGTATTTTAGACACACAGCACGTTACTATCAACTGACTTTACCACCATTCGTATTACCTACGTCGCACAAACAAAACGGATTAAAGCTGAGCtattgcaaaacaaatacatacacctTCAATTAAATCACTTGGGAGTGCTTTTGGTCCTTGAAAAACTCTCCAGATGGTGGCTAAACTGCCCTGGAGCTTATTTCTGCATAAGAAACAGAAATTCCAGCACCAAGGACAGCTCCCCCCAATGGCTCATCCTGAGCCATGGGTCAGATACGTCATCTGGATGTACCAATGCTGTTGCAGTGTGCAgtttagaaagaaaaatcaGTTCAATTTCCTGGGTGGTTATAATACATTGGTTTGATTTGTAATAACTTGCC
It contains:
- the LOC135250072 gene encoding protocadherin alpha-4-like isoform X12, with the translated sequence MYFTNQQEAMVTFHLVVLLLCGGEAVSGQLSYSVLEEASSGTFVGNIAKDLNLNVLELESRAFQIVAGSQNKYFEVNSKTGILYVNERIDRDGLCSNMLKCVVSVEAVINNPLRVFRVEINIVDVNDNAPSFRETSQHINITENTLSGVRFLLPRAYDADVGKNAVNAYKLSQNEHFSLALQKGESVSAELVLQKALDREKQSVIHLILTALDGGNPPRSGTMEIIVNVLDINDNPPVFSSSLYKVRVFENVSPGTSIITLNATDLDAGANGEIVYSFSKHEQHSILGMFSIDSHTGAVTVNGIIDFEENSAFEIHAQANDRAQSPMSAHSKLLIEVVDINDNVPQITVTSLLNVVNEDAKVGTAIALVSVIDRDSGKNGVVNCYISNELPFKLQTNYKNYYSLVVDGPLDREVTSQYNVSITATDEGTPPLSSGSIVTVHVSDINDNAPRFPEPSINVYVKENSPVGSVIHTVSAFDGDLNQNAKISYSLLWTKGELLSSAINVNSVSGEIYSIQSFNYEQVKTFQFQVQATDSGVPPLNSNVTVNVYIVDENDNSPVLLPPYSDQGSVNTENIPYSAEAGYFVAKIRAVDADSGYNALLSYHITEPKGSSLFRIGSSTGEIRTKRRMSDNDLKTHPLVILISDNGEPSLSATVSIDVVVVESAGEIQTSFRQLPAKEDSFSDLNLYLLIAIVSVSVIFLLSLISLIAVKCHRTDGGLSRYSAPVITTHPDGSWSYSKSTQQYDVCFSSDTLKSDVVVFPTPFPPGDAELISINGADTFKRNQTLPNSEKPKPPNADWRYSASLRAGMQSSVHMEESSVMQGAQGVLVQNWPTVSSAADAEGGEVSPPVGAGINSNSWQFRYGPGPGPPQHLKPGEVPEAFIIPGSPAIISIRQGAGDGDDKGDFISFGKKEEKKKKKKKKGKEKKEKGKDDGEE